In Amycolatopsis methanolica 239, a single genomic region encodes these proteins:
- a CDS encoding MFS transporter, giving the protein MGLLDVNIVNVALPSIQKGIGGDAGTAQWVVSGYALTFGLVLVSGGRLGDALGRRRMFLIALAGFVAMSAFAGAAPTGEVLVVARLLQGCAAGLLTPQNTGLIQDLFRGAERGKAFGAFGSVVGISTAVGPVLGGLILAVFGEEQGWRWVFYVNVPIGAFAFVLALRLLPRAEGRPARLRSEIDFPGVLLLGLAVLGVLLPLVESEADGVRRLWWLFPVAAVFGFAFVRWERRVVRHERTPLMDVRLFTETPGYTPGALIGAVYFCGFAGIWLVFAMFFQQGLGYTPLESGLAVTPFAVGAAVSAAVAGRLVARWGRRLTVTGLSLVALGLGVVALLAWLAPGQDLGLVVALPLLVAGTGGGMVISPNTTLTLECVPTRMAGVAGGALQTGQRIGTAIGTAVLASVFRAVLPVSGNDFPAALAVSLVCAAGIVLFALGLGIAELRARRARASNDQLLSATPAAPYE; this is encoded by the coding sequence ATGGGCCTGCTGGACGTCAACATCGTGAACGTGGCCCTGCCGTCCATCCAGAAGGGGATCGGTGGCGACGCCGGCACCGCGCAGTGGGTGGTCTCGGGCTACGCGCTCACCTTCGGCCTGGTCCTCGTCTCGGGCGGCCGTCTCGGCGACGCCCTGGGCAGGCGCCGGATGTTCCTCATCGCACTGGCGGGTTTCGTGGCGATGAGCGCGTTCGCGGGTGCCGCGCCGACGGGCGAGGTGCTGGTGGTCGCGCGGTTGCTGCAGGGGTGCGCGGCCGGGTTGCTCACGCCGCAGAACACGGGGCTGATCCAGGACCTGTTCCGCGGCGCGGAGCGGGGCAAGGCGTTCGGCGCGTTCGGGTCGGTGGTCGGTATCTCCACGGCGGTCGGGCCGGTGCTGGGCGGTCTCATCCTCGCCGTGTTCGGTGAGGAGCAGGGCTGGCGCTGGGTGTTCTACGTGAACGTGCCGATCGGGGCTTTCGCGTTCGTCCTGGCGCTGCGGTTGTTGCCGCGTGCCGAGGGCCGTCCCGCGCGGCTGCGGTCCGAGATCGACTTCCCCGGTGTGCTGCTGCTCGGGCTCGCCGTGCTGGGGGTGCTGCTGCCGCTGGTGGAGTCCGAAGCGGACGGTGTGCGGCGGTTGTGGTGGTTGTTCCCGGTCGCGGCAGTGTTCGGGTTCGCGTTCGTCCGCTGGGAGCGGCGCGTGGTGCGGCACGAGCGCACGCCGTTGATGGACGTTCGGTTGTTCACCGAAACTCCTGGCTACACCCCGGGTGCGCTGATCGGCGCGGTGTACTTCTGCGGGTTCGCCGGGATCTGGCTGGTGTTCGCGATGTTCTTCCAGCAGGGCCTCGGTTACACGCCGCTGGAGTCCGGGCTGGCGGTGACGCCGTTCGCGGTGGGGGCGGCGGTTTCCGCGGCGGTGGCGGGACGGCTCGTCGCGCGGTGGGGGCGCCGCCTCACGGTCACCGGCCTGTCGCTGGTGGCGTTGGGGCTGGGTGTCGTCGCGCTGCTGGCGTGGCTCGCGCCCGGGCAGGACCTGGGTCTGGTGGTCGCGTTGCCCCTGCTGGTGGCCGGGACCGGCGGTGGCATGGTGATTTCGCCCAACACGACGCTGACGCTGGAGTGCGTGCCGACCCGGATGGCCGGGGTCGCCGGGGGTGCGTTGCAGACGGGGCAGCGGATCGGCACGGCGATCGGCACCGCGGTGCTCGCGTCGGTGTTCCGGGCGGTCCTGCCCGTGTCCGGCAACGACTTCCCGGCCGCGCTCGCGGTCTCGCTGGTGTGTGCCGCCGGTATTGTCCTCTTCGCGCTGGGGCTCGGGATCGCCGAACTTCGCGCCCGGCGAGCACGCGCCTCTAATGATCAACTACTCAGCGCCACACCTGCTGCTCCATATGAGTGA
- the dnaE gene encoding DNA polymerase III subunit alpha, producing MSNDSFVHLHVHTEYSMLDGAAKIAPLFAEASRLGMPAVGMTDHGNMYGADEFYQQSRKAGLKPIIGIEAYIAPESRFTKKPIFWGQASQRGSDEFGEGGDVSGGGAYTHMTMLAENATGLRNLFKLSSLASIQGYYRKPRMDRELIAENAAGIIATTGCPSGEVQTRLRLGQKQEAIQAASDYKDIFGADNFFLELMDHGLPIERSVREGLLEIGKLLDLKPLATNDSHYVTKDQADSHSALLCVQSGKTLNDPNRFKFDGDGYYLKSAAEMREYWDTEVPGAADSTLLIAERVQSYEDVYTHKDRMPVFEVPEGHDEASWLRAEVDRGLAWRFPEGAPEGYRERLDMELEVIIGKGFPAYFLVVADLINYARKVGIRVGPGRGSAAGSLVAYVLGITNLDPIPQKLLFERFLNPERVSMPDIDIDFDDRRRGEMIRYATEKYGADKVAQVITFGTIKTKAAIKDSARVHFGQPGYAIADKISKALPPPIMAKDIPLSGIVDPQHERYGEAAEVRTLIETDDEVKTIFETARGLEGLIRNAGVHACAVIMSSEPLMDAIPLWQRDDGSIITGWDYPSCEAIGLLKMDFLGLRNLTVIGDAIDNIKANRGIDIDLDTLGVDDPETYKLLSRGDTLGVFQLDGGPMRDLLRRMQPTVFDDIVAVGALYRPGPMGMNAHNDYADRKNNRQQVKPIHPELEEPLKEILADTYGLIVYQEQIMHIAQKVAGYSMGRADVLRRAMGKKKKEVLDKEFEGFHAGMKENGFSDEAIQALWDTILPFAGYAFNKSHAAAYGLVSYWTAYLKANYTAEYMAALLTSVGDNKDKSAVYLSECRRLGIKVLPPDVNESGQRFAAVGDDIRFGMGAVRNVGANVVESIIKTRQEKGKYSSFTDFLDKSELVACNKRVIESLIKAGAFDSLGNTRLSMIQVHEDAVDAVVPLKRQEAMGQFDLFGAFGGDGDAAEPAPSSSPLAHLKFGDEEWPRKQLLAYEREMLGLYVSAHPLDGAERILRKHAPRPIAAILDNPPKEGELVISGLITSLERRVNKKGEPWAICTVEDMDASLEVLFFPKSYALFQADLIEDNAVLVKGRVNWREDKMSVFGGGLVPLDLSEIGNGDDEPPLVLRCTAERLDKSVVGELKSTLLAHRGDTPVRLKLVGKQRETTFALYDYPVKVSSMLMGELKGIPGITAGT from the coding sequence GTGTCGAACGATTCCTTCGTCCACCTGCACGTGCACACCGAGTACTCGATGCTCGACGGTGCGGCGAAGATCGCCCCGCTGTTCGCCGAGGCGAGTCGTCTCGGCATGCCCGCGGTCGGGATGACCGACCACGGCAACATGTACGGGGCGGACGAGTTCTACCAGCAGTCGCGCAAGGCCGGGCTGAAGCCGATCATCGGCATCGAGGCCTACATCGCGCCGGAGTCGCGGTTCACCAAGAAGCCGATCTTCTGGGGGCAGGCCTCGCAGCGGGGCTCGGACGAGTTCGGTGAGGGCGGCGACGTCTCCGGTGGTGGTGCGTACACGCACATGACGATGCTGGCGGAGAACGCGACGGGGTTGCGCAACCTGTTCAAGCTGTCGTCGCTGGCCTCGATCCAGGGCTATTACCGCAAGCCGCGGATGGACCGGGAGCTGATCGCGGAGAACGCCGCCGGCATCATCGCCACCACCGGCTGCCCCTCCGGTGAGGTGCAGACCCGGTTGCGGCTGGGCCAGAAGCAGGAGGCCATCCAGGCCGCCTCCGATTACAAGGACATCTTCGGGGCGGACAACTTCTTCCTGGAGCTGATGGACCACGGCCTGCCCATCGAGCGGTCGGTGCGCGAGGGGCTGCTGGAGATCGGCAAGCTGCTCGACCTCAAACCGCTGGCCACCAACGACTCGCACTACGTCACCAAGGACCAGGCCGACTCGCACTCGGCGCTGCTGTGCGTGCAGTCGGGCAAGACCCTCAACGACCCGAACCGGTTCAAGTTCGACGGCGACGGCTACTACCTGAAATCGGCCGCGGAGATGCGCGAGTACTGGGACACCGAGGTCCCCGGCGCCGCCGACTCCACCCTGCTCATCGCCGAACGCGTCCAGTCCTACGAAGACGTCTACACCCACAAAGACCGGATGCCCGTCTTCGAGGTGCCCGAGGGACACGACGAAGCCTCCTGGCTGCGCGCCGAGGTCGACCGCGGCCTGGCGTGGCGGTTCCCGGAGGGCGCGCCCGAGGGCTACCGCGAGCGGCTCGACATGGAGCTCGAGGTCATCATCGGGAAGGGCTTCCCGGCCTACTTCCTCGTCGTCGCCGACCTCATCAACTACGCCCGCAAGGTCGGCATCCGCGTCGGTCCCGGCCGTGGTTCGGCCGCGGGGTCGCTGGTCGCCTACGTCCTGGGCATCACGAACCTGGACCCGATTCCGCAGAAGCTGCTGTTCGAGCGGTTCCTCAACCCCGAGCGCGTGTCGATGCCCGATATCGACATCGACTTCGACGACCGCCGCCGTGGCGAGATGATCCGCTACGCCACCGAGAAGTACGGCGCGGACAAGGTGGCCCAGGTCATCACCTTCGGCACCATCAAGACCAAGGCGGCGATCAAGGACTCGGCGCGCGTGCACTTCGGCCAGCCGGGTTATGCGATCGCGGACAAGATCTCCAAGGCGCTGCCGCCGCCGATCATGGCGAAGGACATCCCGCTGTCCGGCATCGTGGACCCGCAGCACGAGCGCTACGGCGAGGCCGCCGAGGTCCGCACGCTGATCGAGACCGACGACGAGGTCAAGACGATCTTCGAGACCGCGCGGGGCCTGGAAGGCCTGATCCGCAACGCCGGCGTGCACGCCTGCGCGGTCATCATGTCCAGCGAACCGTTGATGGACGCCATCCCGCTCTGGCAGCGGGACGACGGGTCGATCATCACCGGATGGGACTACCCCTCCTGTGAGGCCATCGGCCTGTTGAAGATGGACTTCCTGGGCCTGCGCAACCTCACCGTCATCGGTGACGCCATCGACAACATCAAGGCCAACCGCGGCATCGACATCGACCTGGACACACTGGGCGTCGACGACCCGGAGACCTACAAGCTGCTGTCCCGCGGTGACACGCTTGGTGTGTTCCAGCTGGACGGCGGCCCGATGCGGGACCTGCTGCGCCGCATGCAGCCGACGGTGTTCGACGACATCGTCGCGGTCGGCGCGCTGTACCGGCCCGGCCCGATGGGCATGAACGCCCACAACGACTACGCCGACCGGAAGAACAACCGGCAGCAGGTCAAGCCGATCCACCCCGAGCTGGAAGAGCCCCTGAAGGAGATCCTGGCCGACACGTACGGCCTGATCGTCTATCAGGAGCAGATCATGCACATCGCGCAGAAGGTCGCCGGCTACTCGATGGGCCGAGCGGATGTGCTGCGCCGCGCGATGGGCAAGAAGAAGAAGGAGGTCCTCGACAAGGAGTTCGAGGGCTTCCACGCCGGGATGAAGGAGAACGGCTTCTCCGACGAGGCCATCCAGGCGCTGTGGGACACGATCCTCCCGTTCGCCGGGTACGCGTTCAACAAGAGCCACGCGGCCGCCTACGGCCTGGTGTCGTACTGGACGGCGTACCTGAAGGCGAACTACACCGCGGAGTACATGGCCGCGCTGCTCACCTCGGTGGGCGACAACAAGGACAAGTCCGCCGTCTACCTCTCCGAGTGCCGTCGCCTCGGCATCAAGGTGCTGCCCCCGGACGTCAACGAATCCGGCCAGCGCTTCGCCGCGGTCGGCGACGACATCCGCTTCGGCATGGGCGCCGTCCGCAACGTCGGCGCCAACGTCGTGGAGTCGATCATCAAGACCCGCCAGGAGAAGGGCAAGTACTCCTCCTTCACCGACTTCCTCGACAAGTCCGAACTGGTGGCGTGCAACAAGCGGGTCATCGAATCGCTGATCAAAGCCGGCGCGTTCGACAGTCTCGGCAACACGCGCCTGTCGATGATCCAGGTGCACGAGGACGCGGTCGACGCGGTGGTGCCGCTCAAGCGCCAGGAGGCGATGGGGCAGTTCGACCTGTTCGGGGCGTTCGGCGGGGACGGCGACGCGGCCGAGCCCGCGCCTTCGTCGTCGCCGCTGGCGCACCTGAAGTTCGGCGACGAGGAGTGGCCGCGCAAGCAGCTGCTGGCCTACGAGCGGGAGATGCTGGGCCTGTACGTGTCGGCGCACCCGCTGGACGGCGCCGAACGGATCCTGCGCAAACACGCCCCACGCCCCATCGCCGCCATCCTGGACAACCCACCCAAGGAAGGCGAGCTGGTCATCTCCGGCCTGATCACCTCGCTCGAGCGACGGGTCAACAAAAAGGGCGAACCCTGGGCGATCTGCACGGTCGAGGACATGGACGCCTCACTGGAAGTCCTGTTCTTCCCCAAGTCCTACGCCCTGTTCCAGGCCGACCTCATCGAGGACAATGCCGTCCTGGTCAAGGGCCGCGTCAACTGGCGCGAAGACAAGATGTCCGTCTTCGGTGGCGGCCTGGTGCCGTTGGACCTGTCGGAAATCGGCAACGGCGACGACGAGCCCCCGCTCGTGCTGCGCTGCACCGCGGAACGTCTGGACAAGAGCGTGGTCGGCGAGTTGAAGTCCACGCTGCTCGCCCACCGCGGCGACACCCCCGTCCGCTTGAAGCTGGTGGGCAAACAACGCGAGACGACGTTCGCCTTGTACGACTACCCGGTCAAGGTGAGCTCCATGCTGATGGGTGAACTGAAAGGCATCCCCGGCATCACCGCCGGCACCTAA
- a CDS encoding TetR/AcrR family transcriptional regulator, with protein sequence MARSKTFDVDAAVDKAMEVFWANGFGGTTPQQLVDALGIGRGSLYNAFDNKHALYERALRRYYERETVRLIEVLDGPGPARERLRAAVELVVDAAREDRRGCMMANAAVEFGAADEVVNHLVRRTFERQEAAFRSTVEEGQRAGEIDPAADARALASFLLTTINGIRVLAKADPDPRRLADLAGTALRAL encoded by the coding sequence ATGGCGAGATCGAAGACCTTCGACGTGGACGCCGCCGTGGACAAGGCGATGGAGGTCTTCTGGGCGAACGGGTTCGGCGGCACCACGCCCCAGCAACTGGTCGACGCGCTGGGCATCGGGCGGGGCAGCCTGTACAACGCGTTCGACAACAAGCACGCCCTCTACGAGCGGGCGCTGCGGCGCTACTACGAGCGCGAGACGGTCCGGCTGATCGAGGTGCTGGACGGCCCAGGCCCGGCCCGCGAGCGACTGCGCGCGGCGGTGGAACTCGTCGTCGACGCGGCCCGCGAAGACCGGCGTGGCTGCATGATGGCCAACGCCGCGGTCGAGTTCGGCGCGGCCGACGAGGTGGTCAACCACCTGGTGCGACGCACCTTCGAGCGACAGGAGGCCGCCTTCCGCAGCACCGTCGAGGAGGGGCAGCGGGCAGGCGAAATCGACCCCGCCGCCGACGCGCGGGCGCTCGCGTCGTTCCTGCTCACCACCATCAACGGCATCCGCGTGCTGGCCAAGGCCGACCCGGACCCGCGCCGCCTCGCGGACCTGGCAGGCACGGCTCTGCGCGCGCTCTGA
- a CDS encoding asparaginase: MPLVQVVRDGLVESVHFGSRVVLGPGGEVLEAGGDVDQPGYPRSTAKLMQAAGMVRLGLDLPPDLLALASASHSAEEFHLDGARKILGELTEDDLQCPAHLPHDPVLHDLWIAEGRAPRRLAHNCSGKHAAMLATAKLNSWSTHDYLDPAHPLQVKLAETVAELAGEPIAHTAVDGCGAPLFAISLRGLATAVQRVATAPPGTPEHRVAEAIRTHPEMLAGPNRDVTQLMTAVPGLIAKDGAEAVQIAVLPDGVTVAVKIADGSARARMPATLAALRRFAPRYDWDDVVNRCPSLHAPNMVGL, encoded by the coding sequence ATCCCCCTCGTTCAGGTAGTCCGCGACGGGCTCGTGGAAAGCGTCCACTTCGGATCGCGGGTCGTCCTCGGCCCAGGTGGCGAGGTGCTGGAGGCCGGGGGTGACGTCGACCAGCCGGGCTACCCCCGGTCCACGGCGAAGCTCATGCAGGCCGCCGGCATGGTGCGGCTCGGGCTCGACCTCCCGCCCGACCTGCTCGCGCTGGCGTCCGCGAGCCACTCCGCGGAGGAGTTCCACCTCGACGGGGCGCGCAAGATCCTCGGCGAGCTCACCGAGGACGACCTGCAGTGCCCCGCCCACCTCCCCCACGACCCGGTCCTGCACGACCTGTGGATCGCCGAGGGACGCGCGCCGCGGCGGCTCGCGCACAACTGCTCCGGCAAGCACGCCGCGATGCTGGCCACCGCGAAGCTGAACAGCTGGTCCACCCACGACTACCTCGACCCCGCGCACCCGCTGCAAGTGAAGCTCGCCGAGACGGTGGCCGAACTCGCGGGCGAACCGATCGCGCACACCGCGGTCGACGGGTGCGGCGCACCGCTGTTCGCGATCTCCCTGCGCGGCCTCGCGACCGCCGTCCAGCGGGTCGCCACCGCTCCGCCCGGCACCCCGGAACACCGCGTGGCCGAGGCGATCCGCACGCACCCGGAGATGCTGGCCGGGCCGAACCGGGACGTCACCCAGCTCATGACCGCGGTGCCCGGGCTGATCGCCAAGGACGGTGCCGAGGCCGTGCAGATCGCGGTCCTGCCGGACGGCGTCACGGTCGCCGTCAAGATCGCCGACGGCTCCGCGCGCGCCCGCATGCCGGCGACCCTGGCGGCGCTGCGCCGCTTCGCGCCCCGGTACGACTGGGACGACGTGGTAAACCGCTGTCCCAGCCTGCACGCGCCCAATATGGTCGGTCTGTGA
- a CDS encoding aminotransferase class V-fold PLP-dependent enzyme, whose protein sequence is MTTTLREEDVDRFRRDTPGTEEVVHLNNAGSALPPRQVTDTVLDYLREESVRGGYETAAAHADRIQAVPDAIARFLGAEAADISVTDSATRSWQAVFYAFRFEPGDRILTCRSEYASNAIAYLQIARRTGAVVEVIEDDESGQLDVADLERRLDDDVKLIAITHVPTQGGLVNPAEEVGAIAESAGIPFLLDACQSAGQLDLDVRRLRCDALSGTGRKYLRGPRGTGFLYTHPRLRDRLEPAMLDLHSATWTAPAEFEIAPDGRRFETWERNHGLVLGLGAAVEYAQQIGLAAIEERVTALAARLRADLSQIAGVSVHDQGKRKCGIVTFSVAGTDAAEVQTALAAAKINTSVARPTSYQYDQEVRRLPDMVRASVHYYNTEDELRALAEAVERLA, encoded by the coding sequence GTGACGACGACACTGCGTGAAGAAGACGTCGACCGCTTCCGCCGCGACACCCCGGGCACGGAAGAGGTCGTGCACCTCAACAACGCCGGCTCGGCCCTGCCGCCGCGGCAGGTCACCGACACGGTGCTCGACTACCTGCGCGAGGAGTCGGTGCGCGGCGGTTACGAGACCGCGGCCGCGCACGCCGACCGCATCCAGGCCGTGCCCGACGCGATCGCGCGGTTCCTCGGCGCGGAAGCCGCCGACATCTCGGTGACCGACAGCGCGACCCGCTCGTGGCAGGCCGTCTTCTACGCGTTCCGCTTCGAGCCGGGCGACCGCATCCTGACCTGCCGGTCGGAGTACGCCAGCAACGCGATCGCCTACCTGCAGATCGCGCGCCGCACCGGCGCGGTGGTCGAGGTCATCGAGGACGACGAGAGCGGCCAGCTCGACGTCGCCGACCTGGAGCGCCGCCTGGACGACGACGTCAAGCTCATCGCGATCACCCACGTGCCGACCCAGGGCGGCCTGGTCAACCCGGCCGAGGAGGTCGGCGCGATCGCCGAGTCGGCCGGGATCCCGTTCCTGCTCGACGCGTGCCAGTCGGCCGGGCAGCTGGACCTCGACGTGCGCCGCCTGCGCTGCGACGCGTTGTCCGGCACCGGCCGCAAGTACCTCCGCGGCCCGCGCGGCACCGGCTTCCTCTACACGCACCCGCGGCTGCGCGATCGGCTCGAGCCCGCGATGCTCGACCTGCACTCGGCCACGTGGACCGCGCCCGCGGAGTTCGAGATCGCGCCGGACGGCCGCCGCTTCGAGACCTGGGAACGCAACCACGGTCTCGTGCTCGGCCTCGGCGCCGCCGTCGAGTACGCCCAGCAGATCGGCCTGGCCGCCATCGAGGAGCGGGTGACCGCGCTGGCCGCGCGGCTTCGGGCGGACCTGTCGCAGATCGCCGGTGTCTCGGTGCACGACCAGGGCAAGCGCAAGTGCGGCATCGTCACCTTCAGCGTGGCCGGGACCGACGCGGCGGAGGTCCAGACGGCGCTGGCCGCGGCGAAGATCAACACCTCGGTGGCGCGCCCCACCTCCTACCAGTACGACCAGGAGGTGCGGCGCCTGCCGGACATGGTGCGGGCCTCCGTGCACTACTACAACACCGAGGACGAGCTGCGCGCACTGGCCGAGGCCGTGGAGCGGCTCGCGTAG
- a CDS encoding ABC transporter permease, which produces MLGAVAALGVFNTVVLNARERRRDLGMLKSIGMTPRQVTVMLVTSMGALGLVGGLIGVALGILAHRVVAPAMMRAAQSDVFGFVLDVYRAPMAALLALAGIAIAVAGALIPARGAARTPIAAVLRSE; this is translated from the coding sequence GTGCTGGGCGCCGTCGCCGCCCTCGGGGTGTTCAACACCGTCGTCCTCAACGCCCGCGAACGGCGGCGCGACCTCGGCATGCTCAAGTCGATCGGCATGACACCGCGCCAGGTCACCGTGATGCTGGTGACCTCGATGGGCGCGCTGGGACTGGTCGGCGGGCTGATCGGCGTGGCGCTCGGGATCCTCGCGCACCGGGTGGTCGCCCCCGCGATGATGCGCGCGGCCCAGTCCGACGTCTTCGGCTTCGTCCTGGACGTCTACCGCGCGCCGATGGCGGCCCTGCTGGCGCTGGCCGGCATAGCCATCGCGGTGGCGGGCGCGCTCATCCCGGCGCGCGGCGCCGCGCGGACGCCCATCGCGGCCGTCCTGCGCAGCGAATGA
- a CDS encoding carbohydrate ABC transporter permease: MRTRPNYLGGLAGFVWLAVVLVPVYYVVVTSLRNQRGFYDTNPLSVPTSPTFSAYELVLRNDFWRYFANSVVVTPTVAIAVAVALMAAYYVVRGTTWFSRFTYRGYLLGLAIPIQATITLPSVAVAIPLSVIILANFLRDVPNELFESMRVDGAGDWRMLFSLVLPMIRPAVVTVAVHDGLNVWNGFLFPLILTQSPDQRVLPLALWSFQGQFRVNIPAVLAAVVLSTLPVLALYVLGRR, translated from the coding sequence ATGCGGACCCGTCCGAACTACCTCGGCGGCCTCGCCGGGTTCGTGTGGCTGGCCGTCGTGCTGGTGCCGGTGTACTACGTGGTGGTGACGAGCCTGCGCAACCAACGCGGGTTCTACGACACGAACCCGTTGTCGGTGCCGACCTCGCCGACTTTCAGCGCGTACGAACTGGTGCTGCGCAACGACTTCTGGCGTTACTTCGCCAACAGCGTGGTCGTGACGCCGACGGTGGCGATCGCGGTCGCGGTGGCGTTGATGGCCGCCTACTACGTGGTGCGCGGCACGACGTGGTTCTCGCGGTTCACCTACCGCGGCTACCTGCTGGGCCTGGCGATCCCGATCCAGGCGACGATCACCCTCCCGTCGGTGGCGGTCGCGATCCCGCTGTCGGTCATCATCCTGGCGAACTTCCTGCGGGACGTGCCGAACGAGCTGTTCGAGTCGATGCGGGTGGACGGCGCCGGTGACTGGCGGATGCTGTTCAGCCTGGTGCTGCCGATGATCCGGCCGGCCGTGGTGACGGTCGCGGTGCACGACGGGCTGAACGTGTGGAACGGGTTCCTGTTCCCGCTGATCCTGACGCAAAGCCCGGACCAGCGGGTGCTGCCGCTCGCGTTGTGGTCGTTCCAGGGACAGTTCCGGGTCAACATCCCCGCGGTGCTCGCGGCGGTCGTGCTGTCGACGCTGCCGGTGCTGGCGCTGTACGTCCTGGGGCGGCGGTAG
- a CDS encoding IclR family transcriptional regulator, translating to MTAAGRLLAVLDAFTPGRSLLTLSEISRRAGLSLTTAHRLAGELVNWGALERDDDGRYRIGLHLLELAALAPRGLELRELAQPFLEDLFHSTRAHVHLAVRDGHEVVYVETLRARGTVTVLSRLGQRWPLHATGTGLALLAHAGREVQEQVLEAPLKRFTHRTITDARELRRVLAEVRRTGVAVAEEQLTLEAVAIAAPIRGAGDEVVSALGLVVHVDECEPRALVPVMTAAARGISRALGAPSAADVRGVVRGR from the coding sequence ATGACCGCGGCGGGACGGCTGCTCGCCGTGCTCGACGCGTTCACGCCGGGCCGCAGCCTGCTCACGTTGAGCGAAATCAGCCGCAGGGCCGGGCTTTCGCTGACGACCGCGCACCGGCTCGCCGGCGAGCTGGTGAACTGGGGAGCCCTCGAACGCGACGACGACGGCCGCTACCGGATCGGGCTGCACCTGCTGGAACTGGCCGCGCTCGCGCCGCGCGGGCTGGAACTGCGCGAGCTGGCGCAGCCGTTCCTGGAGGACCTGTTCCACTCCACGCGCGCGCACGTGCACCTGGCGGTGCGGGACGGGCACGAGGTGGTGTACGTCGAGACGCTGCGGGCGCGCGGCACGGTGACGGTGCTGAGCAGGCTCGGGCAGCGGTGGCCGTTGCACGCCACCGGGACCGGGCTCGCGCTGCTCGCCCACGCGGGGCGCGAGGTGCAGGAGCAGGTGCTGGAGGCGCCGCTGAAGCGCTTCACGCACAGGACGATCACCGACGCGCGGGAGCTGCGGCGGGTGCTGGCGGAGGTGCGGCGCACCGGGGTCGCGGTGGCGGAGGAGCAGCTGACGCTGGAGGCCGTCGCGATCGCGGCGCCGATCCGCGGCGCCGGTGACGAGGTGGTCTCCGCACTGGGCCTGGTCGTGCACGTCGACGAGTGCGAGCCGAGGGCGCTGGTCCCGGTGATGACCGCCGCGGCGCGGGGGATCTCGCGTGCGCTGGGCGCGCCGTCGGCGGCGGACGTGCGGGGCGTGGTGCGCGGGCGGTGA
- a CDS encoding alpha/beta fold hydrolase: MTATTTRQETVPLTFGGFEFAGRIVRGGGRLAPIVLVGGAFQHKDAWGRVERDLLGHADVITVDLPGWGAADRLPPGYGVDFLAGALGHLLDQVAPEPVHVVGASYGSGVAHRWAQLRPERVRRLLLVGTMTHVTGRLRRRIARSVELAEQGRHAEFTAEVLDLMLSRAPDVRRQAAVRRCLNSLVSAMTGADIAKYLDNTRRLLDHPGDDGRVLPVPVLVTTGEHDPLTTPVLSRAAAARCADARFTAIHGADHLVHLERPAEVVDLALRFFAGEPLSGLPYCTPVEHVVCGVAR, encoded by the coding sequence GTGACGGCAACGACCACCCGGCAGGAAACCGTCCCGCTCACGTTCGGCGGATTCGAGTTCGCGGGCCGCATCGTCCGCGGGGGCGGCAGACTCGCGCCGATCGTCCTGGTGGGCGGCGCCTTCCAGCACAAGGACGCGTGGGGCCGGGTGGAACGCGACCTGCTCGGGCACGCCGACGTGATCACGGTCGACCTGCCCGGCTGGGGAGCGGCGGACCGGCTGCCGCCCGGCTACGGCGTGGACTTCCTCGCCGGCGCGCTCGGCCACCTCCTCGACCAAGTCGCGCCGGAGCCGGTGCACGTCGTCGGCGCCTCCTACGGCAGCGGTGTCGCCCACCGGTGGGCACAGCTGCGTCCCGAACGGGTGCGCCGCCTGCTTCTCGTCGGCACCATGACGCACGTGACCGGGCGCCTGCGCCGCCGCATCGCCCGCAGCGTGGAACTGGCCGAGCAGGGCAGGCACGCGGAGTTCACCGCCGAGGTGCTGGACCTGATGCTGAGCCGCGCGCCGGACGTGCGGCGGCAAGCCGCGGTCCGCCGGTGCCTCAACAGCCTGGTGAGCGCGATGACCGGCGCCGACATCGCCAAGTACCTGGACAACACGCGGCGGCTGCTCGACCACCCGGGCGACGACGGCCGGGTCCTACCCGTCCCCGTGCTGGTCACGACCGGTGAGCACGATCCGCTGACCACACCGGTCCTAAGCCGGGCGGCCGCGGCCCGGTGCGCCGACGCCCGCTTCACCGCGATCCACGGCGCCGACCACCTCGTGCACCTGGAACGGCCGGCCGAGGTGGTGGATCTCGCGTTGCGGTTCTTCGCCGGCGAACCGCTGTCCGGTCTGCCGTACTGCACCCCGGTCGAGCACGTCGTCTGCGGGGTGGCGCGGTGA